From one Flavobacteriales bacterium genomic stretch:
- the ccoS gene encoding cbb3-type cytochrome oxidase assembly protein CcoS, with translation MSVIFLLIAVSTVVALFFLAAFVKAVKSGQFDDDRSPAVRMLNDQPPAPATEAGPPPPIPER, from the coding sequence ATGAGCGTCATCTTCCTCCTGATCGCCGTGAGCACTGTGGTGGCGCTCTTCTTCCTGGCGGCCTTCGTGAAGGCTGTGAAGAGCGGCCAGTTCGATGATGACCGCTCCCCTGCCGTGCGCATGCTGAATGACCAACCGCCCGCTCCGGCCACAGAAGCGGGCCCACCTCCACCAATCCCTGAGCGATGA